CACCAATAAATATTCCTACGTACCCAAGTGCAAATAATACATACATCAAAATAACACTAAGAATAATTAATAATAATAATGTTTTTCTATATAAACCCGATCCATTGGATGGATTAATATTAGTCGATCATTTAACAAATATGATATCAATGTGTGGGATAATTGATCATACACTTCGTAGATCTATAAACGGTTTATGGCAAGAGACTGATATTACGAGAGAGATTCGTGCGCAACAAAAAGGACAGAAAGCGTTAACGTTATGGTTCACTGGTCTTTCAGGTTCAGGAAAATACAACACTTGCGAATGAAGTCGAAAACCGTTTAGTATCCATGAGATACCACACGATGTTACTTGATGACGATAATGTACGGCATGGGTTGAATAAAAACTTGGGTATTAAAGAAAGTAACCGTGTGGAAAATATTCGTCGTATTGATGAAGTTTCAAAGCTTAAGAATAATGCAGGAATTATTACATTGATAGCGCTTATTTCACCTTATGATAGTGACCGTAAAAATGCTAGAGAAATTATTGGTGAGGAATACATTGAAATCTTTGTTAATCTCCTTATCGCAATTTCCCTTGGGAAAATAAGACATCTTGAATTAGGAAGCAGCGGTCATACAGATAATGAAAATCGAATATCTGAATTTGAATTCAATTGTACAAAGTGTGGATACGTTGCCTATGCCGACTACAATGCTTCTCTTAATATTAAAGAGAAGAGCTTTCGTCAGCTAGTCAAACGTAGGAGTGATGATTGATAAAGTGCTACTTATAAGCCCACTGCTTTAGCTCTGGGTAGTTGACCAATATATGAAGGCTTAATTTCAAATGACCTTGATAATCTTAAGTTTATTTTAAAAGTAATTTCTGACTGTTGAAAGGAATATCATATGATGAATTAACATTAATATTTCCACTTAACTTAAACCTATATGAGGAGTGATTCACGTGATCATTCATTTATATGCCCTATGCTGGAACGAAGAAAAAATGCTACCATATTTTTTCAAGCATTATAACAACATAGTTGACCAGTATTATATTTATGACAATGATTCAACAGATAATTCATTATCAATTCTACGTTCGCATCCCAAAGTAATTGTGGACAGATTTAAAATACAAGGTGATTCTATGATACTGTCAGCAAACAATCTATACAACCATTTTTGGAAACAAAGCAAAGCCGACTGGGTTATCACCTGTAACATAGATGAACATGTATATAATCCTAATCTTAGAGGTTATCTACAAGACTGTACTTTCAGTGGGATCACAGTTATTGAATCCGAAGGTTATGACATGGTTTCAGATTCATTCCCCAATAGTGACAAACCTTTGTATGAAAGTATAAAGTTTGGTGTTAGAACTCAAGTTTATGATAAAACTATGATTTTTAATCCGAATGAGATTAAAAATATAAACTTTTCTGTTGGTAGGCATGAGGCTAATCCTGTAGGAAATGTTAAAAAAACAATCAAAAAAGAAGTCAAGCTTTTACATTATAAATTTTTAGGTTTTGATTATTTTAACAGCCGATTGTCAGAATTAAAAACAGGGCTTCGAAAAACCGATATAGCTAAGCAATGGGGAGATCATTATTTATGGGATGAAAGAAAAAAACTCCAAGTATTTGAAAATGTTAAAAAAAGAGCTGTTAAAGTTTTATAGTTGACACCTCAACTAGGGCATCTGTTTGAGCCGAGTTATCAAAATAATGGTTAAGTTAAAGGAGATCAACTGTGATTAATAAATTTAATGAACCAATTATGATTACTAGATCATTATTACCAAGTTTAGATAATTTTAATAATCAGTTGAAAGAAATATGGGAAAGTAAATGGGTTACAAATAATGGTCCTAAAAATAAAGAATTGATAGAAGCATTAAAAGATTATTTAACTGTAGATGATTTATCATTGTTTAGCAATGGAACACTTGGTCTTTTGTTAGGTATTAAATCTTTGGAGTTATCTGGAGAAGTGATTACAACACCTTTTACATTTCCAGCCACAGTTGCAGCACTTGAATGGAATGGATTAACTCCTGTTTTTTGCGATATTGACCATGTAACTTTAAATATAGATGCCAATAAGATTGAATCTCTAATCACTGAGCGAACCAGTGCAATTCTAGGTGTGCACGTTTTTGGTAACCCTTGTGAAGTAGATAAAATTCAAAAAGTTGCTGATAATTATCATTTAAAAGTGATTTATGACGGTGCTCATGCTTTTGGAGTAAAGCTTAATGGCAATTCAATAGGGAAGTTTGGGGATATGACGATATTCAGCTTTCACGCCACCAAATTATTTAACACTATTGAAGGAGGTGCAGTTACATTTAAAGATAAAACTTTAAGTAAAAAACTCCAGTTAATTAAAAATTTTGGAATTAGCGGCCCAGAAACAGTAGAATTACCTGGTATAAACGCTAAACTAAATGAAATTCAAGCGGCAGTTGGATTAGAAGTACTTAAATTAGTGCCAGAGGAGCGAAAAAAACGTCATCATATAAAACAACTATATGAAACAAATTTAAAGTCAATTCCTGGGATTAGAATATTAACAAAACATAAAAAACAGGAAAGTAGCTATCAGTTTTTTGTTATTGAGATAGATAAGAGAGAATTTGGCATGAATCGTAATCAATTACATGAAATGTTGAAAGATTACAATGTTTTCACTCGAAAGTATTTTTATCCATTATGCAGTAATTTCTCATGGTATCAAGATCTTCCATCAGCTCAGCAAAAAAATCTACCTATAGCTCATGAAAAAGTTGAAAAAGTCTTATCTTTGCCGTTTTATGGGGGGGTAACGAATCAGGAAGTGAAACAAATTTGTGATATCATCGAGTTTATTCAAACAAGCGCCAGTAATACATCATCTGAATGAATTATTATCGAACCATGAATAGGTTATTAACTTAAATTGAAATGGGGTAATATGTTGAGAAATGGTATGTATTGTATTGCTATCATGTGTGTAGGAAGTGGTGTTGGGCAATCAGTCATTACTTCCTGCAACTTATCAAAACTGTCTATTAAAACAATTGGATTAGGGATAAATCCTTTTGCTTTTGGTGGTTATGAATGTGATGAAATGGATTACGTCCCTACTATATATTCAAACGATTATATTCATGAGTTAATCAATAAATGTAAAAAATATGCTGTTGATATCATCATTCCAGGCTTAGATGATGATGCTTTAATCTTATCTCAAAATATAGAAAAATTAACTGAAGAAGGAATAAAAGTAATAGTGTCAAGAAAAGAGTTAATTGAATTGACAAGAGATAAGGTCAAAATGTGTGAGCGACTAACTCCTATCGCTGATATTTTTGTGAAAAGTTATAATCTATTCGATATAGATTCATGGATTGATCAAGTTAAATTCCCATTGATTGCTAAACCGCGAGGTGGCTCTGGTTCAAATGGGATTGAGATATTATTGAATACAGAAGACTTAAATAGACTGTCTGATCATCATATCATTCAGGAATTAGCAATTCCAAAACAAGGCGATCCATTTCGTGAAACATATTTAAATCAAATTTCCAAACGAATTAATTCTCAACATTCCGAAATCTCTATTCAGGTAGTTACAAATAAAGAAGGAAAAATGATAGGTAAAATGGCATCATATAATAAATTAAAAAATGGTGTGCCAATCGAAATACTTCCTTACGATGATGACTATATATGGTCTGAAATAAATAAGTTACTCCCAACTCTTCGAGATTTAGGGCATAGGGGACCTTTAAATATTCAAGCAAGATTGACTGACCATGGTCTAAAAATATTCGAAATGAATCCACGATTTTCTGGAAATTCAGGTCTAAGGGCTATGTTGGGGTTTAATGAGGTCGAAAGTTGTATTAAAGATTGGTTGGAAATTCAATCACCCATTGATTCACTAAAATTAAATTATAGTAAATTTGGGGTTAGGCAAACGACAGATAAAGCAATTTCATTAGAAAACAATCTAAAAATTAAGCAATTATCAAAACAGATACATGAACAATCACTTAATCTAAAGAAGAGTATTTTAATAACAGGAGCAAATGGCTTTCTAGCACAAGCCTTAATTAAACGATTATCATCTGAAAACTATAATATTTTAGCATTTAGTAGAAAAAAGGATAAAATTAAATCATTTTATAGAGAGAATGACAATGTTTCTTGTTATGATAATAATGATCTTCTTAATGGAAACTTACAATTAGGGCAGATAGATTATTTGATTCATTGTGGTTTTGCGCGCCCACACTTTACAAATGAGCAAATTGCAAACAGTTTATATTTCACTAATAAACTTATTAGATCAGCAATTGAACATCAAATTCCTGCTGTTATCAACATCTCTTCACAAAGTGTGTATGGAACAAAACAGTTGCCAAAATGGTCAGAAAATACATCTGTAATACCTGAGACTGTATACGCTCAAGCCAAGTATGCAACTGAGTTAATGGTGAAAAACGTACATTTAATCAATAAACATACATTCGGGACTTCATTAAGATTATCAGCATTATCTGGCGGTTTAAAAGGATTAGTACCTGTTGAGATGATTACAAAGCTTATTAATCAAGTGCTCAATAATGAAACAGTAGAAATATTGGGTGGAGAGCAGAAAATTGAGAGATTAGATGTAAGGGATGCAGCTGATGCAATAACCGCCTTGATAAAAACAGACTCTAGAAATTGGAAATCTGTTTATAACTTAGGAACGGGTCATTCACACTCAATATTAGAAATTGTAAATATGGTAGCGAATGTAGCTGAATCAAAATATGGCTTAAAGGTTGATTTTAAAATAAACCCCGAAAGTAGAAAATCATCTTTTGGTATGGACTCATCCCAATTTTTCGAGCTAACTGGGTGGAAACCTCAATATTCTTTAGAGGACATCATTGAGTCATTATTTGAACACCTTAAACCTTGATATAGATCACCGAATCTATCCTTATCCTAAAGTGGGTATGCGATGGGTCCAAGAATACGGACCTGAATTAGACGAAAAAGTACGATGTCATTGGAAGACAAGCAACGATTCTTGGAGATTGGATGAAACGTATGTGAAAGTATAAGGGGAATGGATGTATTTATATCGTGCAGTTGACTCAGAAAGAAAAACGATTGATTTTAATTTAAGTGAATCCAGAGATAAACAAGCAGCCAAACTTTTTCAAAAAAGCTTTGGCTCCTTCTCTAAAGTGTACCCTATAGAGTAGACACTTAAAAAAAGTCTACCTGTAGTGTACATTTTTGTATAATTAAGAAAAATTGGAATAGGAAAGATTGGGCTATTTATAAACTTTATTGAGTATGGACCTACACTCACAAATTAAGCTATTCTATTAAATCTATATTCCAATTCTTCTCTTGTATTTTAAAATCTAATTCTCTATATTTTTTAGAAACGTTATCTATTTCTTTTTGAATTTCACGGACATCAATTGTTCTTTGATATCTAATCTCTGATCTACTATATCGATCTTGTATTATTGCTGAATGTTCGAACATTCCATCCAATACTTTTTTTCTTTGCATAAAACCATCTCGTTTAGCTAATACGTCAGCAATACTTTGTGAGGAATCAAATTTTGATAAAGAATTTGTTTTATTGGTCTTTTTTACTAGACTAGTAAATTCATTAATTGAACATTGTATTTCTGCAAATAGTTCCTTTGGATCTTATACAGTCTCTTCATCTTCTTGAACTTTAACCACTCTATCTAGTCGTTGTCTTAATTCAGATATCTTTCTTTGTAAATCTGCTCTTAATATTAATGCTTCTGCAAGTTTCATGTTCACCCTCCTACTTAGTGGGTTTCTAGACCACTTATACTTTCTATAGTTGAAAAAATTTCTTTTAAAGATTTATAAACTATCTAAAGTAAAATTATGGTTAAATTGATGATATCCATTTTTTATGTAAGAAAGATGAAAATCTATTTTAAAATCACCAATTTATCGAGATTCTATTTGTTGTTCTGTTAAGAATTGATCAGTAGAATCACCATTTACATCAAGTTTACTGTCTTAAAAAGGATAGACAGGAGTCCACACAAAAAATTGGATTTTTCATAAAATAGAAGGATAGAAAAATATTCGCCCTGAAACTCAAAAAAAGAGGTGAAAAAAACATGTTTGAAAAATCAATTTGCGATTGTTGCGTCTGTCCGATGCAGTTTGTTTTAGAACAGTTCAGAGGAGAAGAAGTTGATATATTTTCTCTAGAATTAGGAGGGGATATTATTAATTTTAATATTCAAATTACTGAAGTCAAAAACTTTATTGTGTCGGGGATAGATAAATCTCCTGTTGGTTCAGATAATCCAATTCATATACCGATTTGCAATATATTTTTTGTTATTCCTCCAACGATTCCTGATGTAAAACCGATTCAAAAAAATACGAAAGGGGAATGTGTATGTTGTGAGGATCCCATTACCAATGTTGCTAATGCATTAAACGGTAAAGAAGTATCTATTTTAGAAGGGTTATTTATTATTGAAAAGGTAGGTGAAGGAATAGTGATTGGGCAGAATCCCAATGAAATAGTTGTTTTTTCCAGTTGTAAAATAAGTGGAATAGAAGAAATGACAAATGGTGCTTTATCTCTTCCAATTCCAAAGGAGATGTCTTTCAACATTGAAAAATCAATTTGCGATTGTTGCGTCTGTCCGATGCAGTTTGCCTTAGAACAGTTTAAAGGAGAAGAAGTTTTTATACTTTCAGAAACTTTAACTTCTACAATTCAAATTATAGAAGTAAATAACTTTATTGTGTCTGGAATAGTAGTGGGAGAACCAAGTCAAGGAAACCCCATTCATATTCCAATTTGCAATATCCTTTTTGTTTCGCCAATTTCAACCACAAGGATTCCAGATGTAAAACCGATTCAAAAAAATACAAAAGGGGAATGTGTATGTTGTGAGGATCCTATTACCAATGTTGCTAATGCATTAATAGGCAAAGAAGTATCTATTAGAATCGAATTAACTTTATCATCATTGATTATTGAATTTATTATTGAAAAGGTAGGTGAAGGAATAGTATTTGGAAATATAACCTCAATTGAACCACCTTTCGGCTCAACAATAATTTTATCCAGTTGTAAGATACCTGGAATAGAAGAAATGACAAATGAACCTTTGTCTCCTCCAAATTTAAAGGAGAGGTTTGTTAACTTTGAAAAATCAATTTGCGATTGTTGCGTCTGCCCAATGCAATTTGCTCTAGAACAATTTAGAGGAGAAGAAATTGTAATACGTTCAGAGTTTGGAGGTTTTAATATTCAAATTACGGAAGTCAAAAACTTTATTGTTTCCGGAATAGATAAATCTCCTGTTGGTTCAGGCAATCCAATTCATATACCCATTTGCAATATAGTTCAATTTTTGCCAATTTCGGAAAAAAAGATTCCAGATGTAAAACCGATTCAAAAAAATACAAAAGGGGAATGTGTATGTTGTGAGGATCCTACTACTAATGTCGCTAATGCATTAATAGGCAAAGAAGTAACTTTTTTTAATCTTACATTTATTATTGAGAAGGTAGGAGAAGGAATAGTGATTGGGCAAAATCCAGATTTAATATTTGTATTTTCCAGTTGTAAAATAAGTGGAATAGAAGAGATGAAATGGAACTCTTTTGTTTTCTCCACAGAGGTGACCGCACAAAAATCAAGTCGTTGGAACAATCTAAAACAGATGTCTGTCAAGGGTAATAAGATTTAACGAATTTGACTATTATTATTGATAAAGAACTTAAAAAATTAAACAGATTATTAAATTCATCTGCAGAGGAAAAATTGAAGTTCCAAATCAATATATGAATGAAAAATTTCCAGCTTTATAAATGAACACAAACTACAAGTTAATTGAGCATATAACTTGTAGTTTTTTTGAAACTAATACAATGGAAATCAATATTTCTCTATAATCTGTTCAGGATTATCCCACATTAATTGAATTCCGGATTGAATTCCTCCTTCAACGAACTAGGTATTTATATTCCTTGGTGTTGTTCCAACAACACCTACAGTAACCGGATCACTGAATTCTCCAACTAGTAATGTCGGAGGAGAAATATCATAGTACTCGTAAACCAACAATCGTACAGTATAGTCATGAGGTTGTATCATTTCAGAAGGATCAAGTTCATGTGTAAAAGATTTGTAAGCTGTTTGAGTCAAATATTTCCCATCTCTGTAGATTTGGTAGTTAAAAAATTGTCCTGCATAGTATTCATCCATAATCTCTGCATGATCCCAAGTTAATTGAATTCCGCCTTCAACGACCTGGGCATTTAAATTTTTGGCCGTTGTTCCAACAACATCTACAGTAACCGGATCACTGAATTCTCCAATTAGTAATGTTGGAGGAGAAGTATCATAGTACTCGTAAACAAACAGTCGTACAGTATAGTCATGAGGTTCAGCCATCTCAGAAGGATCAAGTTCATGTGTAAAAGATTTGTATGCTGTTTGAGTCACATATTTTCCATCTCGGTAGATTTGATAGTTAAAAAATTGTCCTGCAAAATACTGCTCCATAATATCTGCATGATCCCAAGTTAATTGAATTCCGCCTTCAACGATCTGTGCATTTAAATTTTTGGCTGTTGTTCCAAATTGCATTTTATCTTGAATAGCTAAAGCTAGCTCTAAGATATCATCCCAATTCAACATAGCATCATTTAAATATGCAATCAAAAAGAAAGAATCAATATCCATTTCGTCTCTAATAATTTCTAACAGCCTATCAAACTTTAAAGATAATGTACTCCATTGATTCTGTAACCCACTTAAACCACTATCTAAATAATAATACGCTCCATCAATCACATTCAGGATGTCCTCTAATTGATCACTAATTTGGTTTACATAAAATAACTCAATTCTTTTGTTTTGAATATCACTGTTTGGTGTTGGTTTGTCTTCATCCCCTATACTTCTTTCCCAGCTATTGATTTCACTTTCTAAACTAATTATCTTTTGACTAGCTTCGTTGTAATCCATTTGAAAATTCACTCTGTCTACATCACGTAGATTTATTTTAAAACTATTAATCGTGTTATCTACATTCTCAACATTAGCCTCTTCTTCCTCAATCCTTTCTTGTAATTCCATTAATAGTTGAATAAATTCATCTTTTGCTTGTTGTGAATTAAAAATCTCATCAGATAGATCCACTAAACGGTTGTAAGTTT
The window above is part of the Chengkuizengella sediminis genome. Proteins encoded here:
- a CDS encoding adenylyl-sulfate kinase, with translation MLLDDDNVRHGLNKNLGIKESNRVENIRRIDEVSKLKNNAGIITLIALISPYDSDRKNAREIIGEEYIEIFVNLLIAISLGKIRHLELGSSGHTDNENRISEFEFNCTKCGYVAYADYNASLNIKEKSFRQLVKRRSDD
- a CDS encoding glycosyltransferase family 2 protein; its protein translation is MIIHLYALCWNEEKMLPYFFKHYNNIVDQYYIYDNDSTDNSLSILRSHPKVIVDRFKIQGDSMILSANNLYNHFWKQSKADWVITCNIDEHVYNPNLRGYLQDCTFSGITVIESEGYDMVSDSFPNSDKPLYESIKFGVRTQVYDKTMIFNPNEIKNINFSVGRHEANPVGNVKKTIKKEVKLLHYKFLGFDYFNSRLSELKTGLRKTDIAKQWGDHYLWDERKKLQVFENVKKRAVKVL
- a CDS encoding DegT/DnrJ/EryC1/StrS family aminotransferase, giving the protein MINKFNEPIMITRSLLPSLDNFNNQLKEIWESKWVTNNGPKNKELIEALKDYLTVDDLSLFSNGTLGLLLGIKSLELSGEVITTPFTFPATVAALEWNGLTPVFCDIDHVTLNIDANKIESLITERTSAILGVHVFGNPCEVDKIQKVADNYHLKVIYDGAHAFGVKLNGNSIGKFGDMTIFSFHATKLFNTIEGGAVTFKDKTLSKKLQLIKNFGISGPETVELPGINAKLNEIQAAVGLEVLKLVPEERKKRHHIKQLYETNLKSIPGIRILTKHKKQESSYQFFVIEIDKREFGMNRNQLHEMLKDYNVFTRKYFYPLCSNFSWYQDLPSAQQKNLPIAHEKVEKVLSLPFYGGVTNQEVKQICDIIEFIQTSASNTSSE
- a CDS encoding NAD-dependent epimerase/dehydratase family protein, which gives rise to MRNGMYCIAIMCVGSGVGQSVITSCNLSKLSIKTIGLGINPFAFGGYECDEMDYVPTIYSNDYIHELINKCKKYAVDIIIPGLDDDALILSQNIEKLTEEGIKVIVSRKELIELTRDKVKMCERLTPIADIFVKSYNLFDIDSWIDQVKFPLIAKPRGGSGSNGIEILLNTEDLNRLSDHHIIQELAIPKQGDPFRETYLNQISKRINSQHSEISIQVVTNKEGKMIGKMASYNKLKNGVPIEILPYDDDYIWSEINKLLPTLRDLGHRGPLNIQARLTDHGLKIFEMNPRFSGNSGLRAMLGFNEVESCIKDWLEIQSPIDSLKLNYSKFGVRQTTDKAISLENNLKIKQLSKQIHEQSLNLKKSILITGANGFLAQALIKRLSSENYNILAFSRKKDKIKSFYRENDNVSCYDNNDLLNGNLQLGQIDYLIHCGFARPHFTNEQIANSLYFTNKLIRSAIEHQIPAVINISSQSVYGTKQLPKWSENTSVIPETVYAQAKYATELMVKNVHLINKHTFGTSLRLSALSGGLKGLVPVEMITKLINQVLNNETVEILGGEQKIERLDVRDAADAITALIKTDSRNWKSVYNLGTGHSHSILEIVNMVANVAESKYGLKVDFKINPESRKSSFGMDSSQFFELTGWKPQYSLEDIIESLFEHLKP
- a CDS encoding DIP1984 family protein; this encodes MKLAEALILRADLQRKISELRQRLDRVVKVQEDEETV